One Oncorhynchus kisutch isolate 150728-3 linkage group LG13, Okis_V2, whole genome shotgun sequence DNA window includes the following coding sequences:
- the rgl1 gene encoding ral guanine nucleotide dissociation stimulator-like 1 isoform X1 produces MISHYPLAILLPWPPGPHGHCSDMEASLLDGEGGVALQRYQARSPESSPRHWSSVQDWGEEVEEGAIYNVTLKRVQIQQAANKGARWLGAEGDRLPPGHTVSQLETCKIRSIRAGTLERLVETLLTAFGDNDLTYTSIFLSTYRAFASTHTVLQLLLDKYGIPEDSEGQMERCRPSETKGAVRTALASILRVWLDQCPEDFQEPPSYPCLHRVMAYLQRALPGSEPIRRAQSLLGQLQAEASLDPDSEGFSGGFHGNSSFCLGEDEEVEIEVQEDFLSFDADLVAEQLTYMDALLFKKVVPHHCLGSIWSQRDKKQNKHSASTIRATITQFNAVAACVVSTILHRRQIRPHLRARVIQRWIDVAQECRMRKNFSSLHAIVSALQSNPLYRLKRAWSCVHKDGISTFEELSDIFSDHNNYLTSRELLMREGTSKFANLEGCAKEHQKRIHKRLQLQKEMGAMQGTIPYLGTFLTDLTMLDTALPDLVEGGLINFEKRRREFEVIAQIKLLQSACNSYCLSADAAFLRWFKSQPQHSEEESYAMSCDIEGVGDSSPTSPKPRKSMVKRLSLLFLGVDSSAASSPLRETPRSPPTGSSGESMDSVSVSSSDSSPSESDGMAMTPIHTSDTQQNKLSESSSCTSLHSMDTTSSSASVPVTPASPSLPGPPCMHRRSVSLTPMSPSSPLPPAYNTQAQDACIIRVSLEQGNGNLYKSILLTSQDKTPAVISRAVAKHNLESEPGEGYELVQVISDERELVIPDNANVFYAMNTSANFDFLLRVRGKAGRPVQLRSRCASTLPRAQQRSSLSLRLSKVTL; encoded by the exons ATGATATCCCACTACCCCCTGGCCATCCTGCTGCCCTGGCCCCCCGGTCCCCACGGACACTGCTCCGACATGGAGGCCTCTCTgctggatggggagggaggggtggccCTGCAGAGGTACCAGGCTCGATCACCAGAGAGCAGCCCCCGACACTGG AGCTCGGTGCAGGACTGgggggaggaagtggaggagggagCAATATACAACGTGACACTGAAGAGGGTCCAGATTCAGCAGGCTGCCAACAAGGGAGCAAGATGGCTGGGG GCTGAGGGGGACCGGCTGCCCCCTGGCCACACAGTGAGCCAGCTGGAAACCTGTAAGATCCGGAGTATCCGTGCGGGAACGCTGGAACGGCTGGTGGAGACCCTGCTGACGGCGTTCGGGGACAATGACCTCACTTACACCAGCATCTTCCTGTCCACGTACCGCGCCTTCGCCAGCACACACACCGTGCTGCAGCTGCTGTTGGACAA ATATGGAATTCCAGAGGATAGTGAAGGACAGATGGAGCGATGTAGACCCTCTGAAACCAAAGGAGCCGTTCGAAC TGCCCTGGCCTCCATCCTTCGAGTCTGGCTGGACCAGTGTCCAGAGGACTTCCAGGAGCCTCCATCTTACCCCTGCCTCCACAGAGTCATGGCCTATCTACAGAGGGCCCTGCCTGGATCGGAGCCCATTCGTAGAGCCCAGAGTCTACTGGGGCAGCTACAAGCCGAGGCCAGTCTGGATCCAGACTCCGAGG GTTTCTCTGGCGGTTTCCATGGCAACAGCTCCTTCTGCCTGGGTGAGGATGAGGAAGTGGAGATCGAGGTCCAGGAAGACTTCCTGTCATTTGATGCAGATTTGGTGGCCGAGCAGCTAACCTATATGGATGCG TTGTTGTTCAAGAAGGTGGTTCCTCACCACTGTCTGGGTTCCATCTGGTCCCAGAGGGATAAGAAGCAAAACAAGCACAGTGCTTCCACCATCCGTGCCACCATCACCCAGTTCAACGCTGTGGCAGCATGTGTGGTCAGCACCATACTGCACCGACGCCAGATCCGCCCGCACCTCAGGGCACGGGTCATCCAGCGCTGGATAGACGTCGCTCAGGAGTGTCGCATGCGTAAGAACTTCTCCTCGTTGCACGCCATCGTATCTGCACTGCAGTCCAACCCACTCTACAGACTGAAGAGGGCCTGGTCCTGCGTGCACAA AGACGGCATCTCTACGTTCGAGGAACTATCAGACATCTTCTCAGATCACAACAACTACCTGACCAGCCGAGAGCTGCTGATGAGG GAGGGCACCTCTAAGTTTGCCAATCTGGAAGGCTGTGCTAAGGAGCACCAGAAACGCATTCACAAACGACTCCAGCTGCAGAAAGAAATG GGTGCCATGCAGGGGACGATACCTTACCTGGGCACCTTCCTGACAGACCTGACCATGTTAGATACTGCTCTACCAGACCTAGTAGAG GGTGGGCTCATCAACTTTGAGAAGAGACGGAGG GAGTTTGAGGTGATTGCTCAGATCAAGCTGCTGCAGTCTGCGTGTAACAGCTACTGTCTGAGTGCTGACGCTGCCTTCCTGCGCTGGTTCAAGAGCCAGCCCCAGCACAGTGAGGAGGAGAG CTATGCTATGTCTTGTGACATTGAAGGAGTGGGAGACAGCAGTCCTACTTCACCCAAACCCCGCAAGAGCATGGTCAAGAGACTTAGCCT actgtTTCTGGGTGTAGACTCCTCTGCAGCGAGTTCTCCGTTGAGGGAAACACCTCGGTCGCCCCCTACTGGCAGCTCTGGGGAGAGCATGGACTCAGTTAGTGTGTCGTCTAGTGACTCCAGCCCTTCAGAAAGCGATGGCATGGCCATGACCCCTATACACACCTCCGACACTCAGCAGAACAAG TTGTCCGAGTCTTCTTCCTGTACTTCTCTCCACTCCATGGATACCACCTCATCATCAGCCAGTGTTCCAGTGaccccagcctctccctctctccccgggCCACCCTGCATGCACCGTCGCTCTGTCTCCCTGACACCCatgtccccctcctcccccctgccCCCGGCCTACAACACCCAGGCCCAGGACGCCTGCATCATCAGAGTCAGCCTGGAGCAGGGCAATGGCAACCTCTACAAGAGCATCCTG TTGACGAGTCAGGATAAGACTCCAGCAGTGATTTCTAGAGCTGTGGCCAAACACAACCTGGAGAGTGAGCCTGGGGAGGGATATGAGCTGGTGCAGGTCATCTCTGACGAGAGAG AGCTGGTGATTCCAGACAACGCCAACGTCTTTTACGCCATGAACACCTCAGCCAATTTTGACTTCCTGCTTCGTGTGCGAGGCAAAGCGGGGAGGCCGGTCCAGCTGAGAAGTCGCTGCGCCTCCACACTCCCCCGCGCCCAGCAGCGCTCCAGCCTGTCTCTGCGCCTCAGCAAGGTCACACTGTGA
- the rgl1 gene encoding ral guanine nucleotide dissociation stimulator-like 1 isoform X2, whose product MREALTMRFAWKAKMSSVQDWGEEVEEGAIYNVTLKRVQIQQAANKGARWLGAEGDRLPPGHTVSQLETCKIRSIRAGTLERLVETLLTAFGDNDLTYTSIFLSTYRAFASTHTVLQLLLDKYGIPEDSEGQMERCRPSETKGAVRTALASILRVWLDQCPEDFQEPPSYPCLHRVMAYLQRALPGSEPIRRAQSLLGQLQAEASLDPDSEGFSGGFHGNSSFCLGEDEEVEIEVQEDFLSFDADLVAEQLTYMDALLFKKVVPHHCLGSIWSQRDKKQNKHSASTIRATITQFNAVAACVVSTILHRRQIRPHLRARVIQRWIDVAQECRMRKNFSSLHAIVSALQSNPLYRLKRAWSCVHKDGISTFEELSDIFSDHNNYLTSRELLMREGTSKFANLEGCAKEHQKRIHKRLQLQKEMGAMQGTIPYLGTFLTDLTMLDTALPDLVEGGLINFEKRRREFEVIAQIKLLQSACNSYCLSADAAFLRWFKSQPQHSEEESYAMSCDIEGVGDSSPTSPKPRKSMVKRLSLLFLGVDSSAASSPLRETPRSPPTGSSGESMDSVSVSSSDSSPSESDGMAMTPIHTSDTQQNKLSESSSCTSLHSMDTTSSSASVPVTPASPSLPGPPCMHRRSVSLTPMSPSSPLPPAYNTQAQDACIIRVSLEQGNGNLYKSILLTSQDKTPAVISRAVAKHNLESEPGEGYELVQVISDERELVIPDNANVFYAMNTSANFDFLLRVRGKAGRPVQLRSRCASTLPRAQQRSSLSLRLSKVTL is encoded by the exons ATGAGAGAAGCGCTGACCATGAGATTCGCCTGGAAAGCTaagatg AGCTCGGTGCAGGACTGgggggaggaagtggaggagggagCAATATACAACGTGACACTGAAGAGGGTCCAGATTCAGCAGGCTGCCAACAAGGGAGCAAGATGGCTGGGG GCTGAGGGGGACCGGCTGCCCCCTGGCCACACAGTGAGCCAGCTGGAAACCTGTAAGATCCGGAGTATCCGTGCGGGAACGCTGGAACGGCTGGTGGAGACCCTGCTGACGGCGTTCGGGGACAATGACCTCACTTACACCAGCATCTTCCTGTCCACGTACCGCGCCTTCGCCAGCACACACACCGTGCTGCAGCTGCTGTTGGACAA ATATGGAATTCCAGAGGATAGTGAAGGACAGATGGAGCGATGTAGACCCTCTGAAACCAAAGGAGCCGTTCGAAC TGCCCTGGCCTCCATCCTTCGAGTCTGGCTGGACCAGTGTCCAGAGGACTTCCAGGAGCCTCCATCTTACCCCTGCCTCCACAGAGTCATGGCCTATCTACAGAGGGCCCTGCCTGGATCGGAGCCCATTCGTAGAGCCCAGAGTCTACTGGGGCAGCTACAAGCCGAGGCCAGTCTGGATCCAGACTCCGAGG GTTTCTCTGGCGGTTTCCATGGCAACAGCTCCTTCTGCCTGGGTGAGGATGAGGAAGTGGAGATCGAGGTCCAGGAAGACTTCCTGTCATTTGATGCAGATTTGGTGGCCGAGCAGCTAACCTATATGGATGCG TTGTTGTTCAAGAAGGTGGTTCCTCACCACTGTCTGGGTTCCATCTGGTCCCAGAGGGATAAGAAGCAAAACAAGCACAGTGCTTCCACCATCCGTGCCACCATCACCCAGTTCAACGCTGTGGCAGCATGTGTGGTCAGCACCATACTGCACCGACGCCAGATCCGCCCGCACCTCAGGGCACGGGTCATCCAGCGCTGGATAGACGTCGCTCAGGAGTGTCGCATGCGTAAGAACTTCTCCTCGTTGCACGCCATCGTATCTGCACTGCAGTCCAACCCACTCTACAGACTGAAGAGGGCCTGGTCCTGCGTGCACAA AGACGGCATCTCTACGTTCGAGGAACTATCAGACATCTTCTCAGATCACAACAACTACCTGACCAGCCGAGAGCTGCTGATGAGG GAGGGCACCTCTAAGTTTGCCAATCTGGAAGGCTGTGCTAAGGAGCACCAGAAACGCATTCACAAACGACTCCAGCTGCAGAAAGAAATG GGTGCCATGCAGGGGACGATACCTTACCTGGGCACCTTCCTGACAGACCTGACCATGTTAGATACTGCTCTACCAGACCTAGTAGAG GGTGGGCTCATCAACTTTGAGAAGAGACGGAGG GAGTTTGAGGTGATTGCTCAGATCAAGCTGCTGCAGTCTGCGTGTAACAGCTACTGTCTGAGTGCTGACGCTGCCTTCCTGCGCTGGTTCAAGAGCCAGCCCCAGCACAGTGAGGAGGAGAG CTATGCTATGTCTTGTGACATTGAAGGAGTGGGAGACAGCAGTCCTACTTCACCCAAACCCCGCAAGAGCATGGTCAAGAGACTTAGCCT actgtTTCTGGGTGTAGACTCCTCTGCAGCGAGTTCTCCGTTGAGGGAAACACCTCGGTCGCCCCCTACTGGCAGCTCTGGGGAGAGCATGGACTCAGTTAGTGTGTCGTCTAGTGACTCCAGCCCTTCAGAAAGCGATGGCATGGCCATGACCCCTATACACACCTCCGACACTCAGCAGAACAAG TTGTCCGAGTCTTCTTCCTGTACTTCTCTCCACTCCATGGATACCACCTCATCATCAGCCAGTGTTCCAGTGaccccagcctctccctctctccccgggCCACCCTGCATGCACCGTCGCTCTGTCTCCCTGACACCCatgtccccctcctcccccctgccCCCGGCCTACAACACCCAGGCCCAGGACGCCTGCATCATCAGAGTCAGCCTGGAGCAGGGCAATGGCAACCTCTACAAGAGCATCCTG TTGACGAGTCAGGATAAGACTCCAGCAGTGATTTCTAGAGCTGTGGCCAAACACAACCTGGAGAGTGAGCCTGGGGAGGGATATGAGCTGGTGCAGGTCATCTCTGACGAGAGAG AGCTGGTGATTCCAGACAACGCCAACGTCTTTTACGCCATGAACACCTCAGCCAATTTTGACTTCCTGCTTCGTGTGCGAGGCAAAGCGGGGAGGCCGGTCCAGCTGAGAAGTCGCTGCGCCTCCACACTCCCCCGCGCCCAGCAGCGCTCCAGCCTGTCTCTGCGCCTCAGCAAGGTCACACTGTGA